The genomic interval GGCCTGGGGCAGCACCAGCACCGGGTTGATGCTCGACATTTCGGCGAACACCGGAATCGGCTGCGGCCGTGCCGCCGCCATGTCGCACAGCGCACGCCCGCCCTTGAGCGACCCGGTAAACCCGACTGCCTGGATGCCGGGGTGCTTGACCAAGGCCTCGCCAACCCCGCCGCCGAAGATCATGTTGAACACACCGGCTGGCATGCCCGTCCGTTCAGCGGCACGAATCAACGCTTCAGCTACGCGTTCGGCAGTGGCCATATGGCCGCTGTGGGCCTTGAAGACGACCGGGCAACCGGCCGCCAGGGCTGCTGCGGTATCGCCACCCGCTGTGGAGAACGCCAGCGGGAAATTGCTGGCGCCGAACACCGCCACCGGGCCCACACCGATGCGGTACTGGCGCAAGTCTGGGCGGGGCAACGGCGTGCGGGCAGGCAGGGCCTGGTCGATGCGGGCGCCATAGAAGTCGCCACGGCGCAGCACCTGGGCGAACAGGCGCATCTGCCCGCTGGTACGCCCCCGCTCGCCCAGGATTCGCGCAGTAGGCAAGGCCGTTTCCTGGCAGGTCAAGGCAATGAAGTCTTCGCCGAGGGCGTCGAGTTCGTCGGCAATGGCCTCCAGGAACTCGGCGCGGCGCACCGCTGGCAGGTTACGAAACAGCGGGAAAGCCGCCGAGGCCGCGCCCACGGCGTTGTCGACTTCGGCCAAGGTGGCCTGATAGAAACCGCCGGGCAGGCGCTCGCCGGTGTGGGCGTCCACGCTGTAGACCAGGGTTTGGCCCAGCGCGCTGCGCTGGCCGGCAATGAAGTTGTGTCCGCTAACGTGCATAAAAGGTTGCCTCAAATTCGGGAGTGGGCTGTCGATCAGGTCACGGCGCCGATCTGCCAGGGCACGAACTCGTTCTGCCCATAGCCGTGCTGTTCGCTTTTGCTGCGCGCGCCGGAGGCGATGCGCAGCATCTGTTCGAAGATGTACGCGCCACGCTCTTCGATGCTGGTGGAGCCATCAGCGATGCCACCGCAGTTGACGTCCATGTCCTCTTCCTGGTGCTCGAACACCCGGTTGTTGGTCGCCAGCTTGATCGACGGCGCCGGGGCGCAGCCGTAGGCCGAACCGCGGCCGGTGGTGAAGGCAATCAGGTTGGCGCCGCCTGCGACTTGGCCGGTGGCCGAGACCGGGTCGTAGCCCGGCGTGTCCATGAACACCAGCCCATGGGCGCGTACCGCTTCGGCGTACTGGTAGACGTCGACCAGGTTGCTGGAGCCGGCCTTGGCCACCGCACCCAGCGACTTCTCGAGGATGGTGGTCAGGCCGCCCGCCTTGTTGCCGGCCGACGGGTTGTTGTTCAGTTCAGCGTTCATGCGCTGGCAGTAGTCTTCCCACCAGTGGATGCGTGCCACCAGCTTCTCGCCGACTTCGCGGCTTACGGCGCGACGGGTCAGCAGGTGCTCGGCGCCATAAATTTCCGGTGTTTCAGACAGAATCGCGGTGCCACCGGCCGCCACCAGGCGGTCGACGGCATTGCCCAACGCGGGGTTGGCGGTGATCCCCGAGTAGCCATCCGAGCCGCCGCACTGCAGGCCAACGATCAAGTGGCGGGCGCTGACCGGCTCGCGTTCTACCTGGTTGGCCTGGGCCAACAGCGCCTTGACCTGCTCAATGCCGGCAGCGATGGTCTTCGAGGTGCCGCCAATGCCTTGGATGGTGAAGGCGCGCAGTTGCGTGCTGGTGGTAAGCCCTTGGGTCTCCAGCAGGCTTTCGATCTGGTTGGTTTCACAACCCAGGCCGATGATCAGCACGGCCGCGAAATTGGGGTGTACGGCATAGCCAGCCAAGGTCCGACGCAACAGGCCCAAGGCTTCACCGGAAGGGTCTACTGCGCAGCCGGCACCGTGGGTCAAGGCCACTACACCGTCGATATTCGGGTAGTCGGCCAGCGCTTCGGGGTGGATGTCACGGCGGAAATGGTCGGCCACGGCCCGGGCCACGGTCGCCGAACAGTTCACCGAGGTGAGAATGCCAATGTAGTTGCGGGTGGCTACCCGGCCATCGGCACGCACAATGCCCTGGAACACCGCCTCAGCGACCGGCGTGCTGCGGGCATCGACGCCAAAGGCATAGTCGCGGGCAAAATCACCCATCTGCACGTTGTGCACGTGAACATGGTCGCCGGCGTCGATGGCCTGTGAAGCAAAACCGATGATCTGGCCGTAGCGGCGCAGGGGCTGGCCCTGCTCCACGCGCTGGGTGGCGACTTTATGGCCTGAGGGGATCGCCTGGCGGACGATGATCCCTTCTGCGTCGAGGTGCAAACCTTCAGGCAAGGCCTGGCGGGCGATGAGAACGTTGTCCAGCGGGTTGAGGCGGATGACGGCAAGGTCACCAGAGCGGGCAATCAGTTGCATGAGACCTCTCAAGGCGGTGCGGCTGACTTCTTGTTATGGCGTCGCCCGTTCGATACCGGGCGAATCTGCAACCACTGTAAGAAGCCTTGCGCAACATTCCCAATGAGATGATCCGATCACGCGATAACCCATGGTTATCAATACCATCTATCGGTGGTGATTTATCAATCGCTTGTTGCGCCCTGCGCGGCACGTCGCTGCTGTGCGAAGTCGAGCAGAATGTCGACGAACGCGTGGGCCGACGGGGTCAGCGGCTCGTCCTTGCGGGTAACGATGCCGTACTCCAGCGCGGGCAGGTGCAAGGGGCTCTGCAGTTCCTTGAACTGGCCGCTGCTCAGCTGTGCGGCGACCATCGACCTGGGCAGCATCGCGATCATCGGGCCCGATTGCAGCAACTGCAGGAACATCGGCATCGAGATGGTCTCGACGCTGTCCGCCGGTGTGGCAATTCCGGCCACCCTGAAGGCCTGCTCCAGGCGATTGCGAATTGGCGTGCCCACGGGGTAAAGCACCCAGGGCCACTCACCCAGTGCCTCCACCGGGGTGCTGGCCAGCGCATTGAGGGGGTGGCGGCTGTTGACCACCAGGCTGAAGGGCTCAGGCTCCAGGGGCTGATAGTCGAACAGCTGACTGAAGCGTTCTTCCGTGAAGCGGCCGATCATGATGTCGAGTTTGTTCTGCTCCAGCATGGCCAACAGGTGGTCACTGGAGTGCTCGACCACTTCGATCGAGAGCAACGGGCTGCGTGCCTTGATGGCGGCAATGGCTTGAGGCAGCACCACGGGGGTGGCCGCAAAAATGCCACCCACCCGGATGAACCCGTGCCCGCCCTTGCGCAACCGGTTGACCTGGTCGACAAACTGCTGCGAGTCGCCCAACACCCCTTGGGCGTAGCGCACCACATACTCGCCAAGCTCGGTGGGCGGCATGCTGCGTGGCAGGCGCTCGAACAAGGCGAAGCCAAACTGCTCCTCCAGGTCACGCAGCATTTTGCTCAGCGCCGGCTGGCTGAGGTTCATCCGCGTGGCGGTGGCGTGCATGTTGCGGGTGCGTGCCAGGGTGTCGATCAGCACCAGGTGCTTGTAGCGGACCCAGTTGCAAAAGCTGGAGTGGGTAATGTCCGACGGCATCAGAGGGCAACCTCGAAAAGGTGTAAAGGCAGGGCTATTGCGTGCGCAGGTACTGCAGCAACCTGTCCAAGGCCACAGAGTTGGGCCGCGAGCGCAGGGTCAGCAAGCCCAGGTTGGCCATCGAGATCGGCAGCTCTACCGGCAGGATGGCGACCATGCCGTAGCGCGCATAATGCTCGGCCACATCGTTGGGCACCACCGCAATCATCTCGGACGCCTCCAACATCGCGGTGGTGGCCAGGATCGAGGCGGTTTCGACAATGTCCAGCGACTGCACCATGCCGCCCGCCTGCAAGGCACTTTCGACCCGGCGGCGCATGGGGCTGCCGATGGGGTGCAGGATCCAGGTCAGGGCCACCAGGTCGGCCAGTTGCAACGCCTTGGCGTCGGCCAAGGGGTGGCCGGCGCGGGCGATGACGCGCATTTGCTCACCGCCCTCGAACAGTTCGATGTTCAGGTCCTGGCTGTCGCTCTGGTCGGGCAGGCGCCCGACCACCATGTCGAAATCACCGCGCAGCAGCGCCGGCAACAAGGTATCGCTGGTGCCGACTTCGAGCGAGATACGCACCTTGGGGTGATCGCGCTTGTAGGCCAGCACCGCCTTGGTCAGCAAACCGGGCACCGGCCCCATCACACTGCCCACCCGCACCAGGCCCAAGGCACCGCGCGCCAGTTCGGCGATCTGTGCCTGGGCATGTTCGAACTCGTGCAGCGCGTTCTGCGCGTAGCGAATCATCACCTCGCCATACAGCGTTGGCTGCATGCCACGCGGCAGGCGCTCGAACAGGCGCACGCCCAGGCGTTCTTCCAGTTGCTGCAGCAGCAGGCTGGCCGCCGGTTGCGTGGTGTGCATCGCCGTGGCGGCACGGCGCAGGTTGCCGAACTCGCCCAGGGCGTTGAGCAAGGTGATCTGGCGGCTGGAGATCTTCAATGTGCCAAGGTTTTGCGGCAGCGCTGGGCTGTCTGCGGGCATTTGAGACATATCAATTCCGATATCCCT from Pseudomonas kermanshahensis carries:
- a CDS encoding LysR family transcriptional regulator, which produces MSQMPADSPALPQNLGTLKISSRQITLLNALGEFGNLRRAATAMHTTQPAASLLLQQLEERLGVRLFERLPRGMQPTLYGEVMIRYAQNALHEFEHAQAQIAELARGALGLVRVGSVMGPVPGLLTKAVLAYKRDHPKVRISLEVGTSDTLLPALLRGDFDMVVGRLPDQSDSQDLNIELFEGGEQMRVIARAGHPLADAKALQLADLVALTWILHPIGSPMRRRVESALQAGGMVQSLDIVETASILATTAMLEASEMIAVVPNDVAEHYARYGMVAILPVELPISMANLGLLTLRSRPNSVALDRLLQYLRTQ
- a CDS encoding LysR family transcriptional regulator: MPSDITHSSFCNWVRYKHLVLIDTLARTRNMHATATRMNLSQPALSKMLRDLEEQFGFALFERLPRSMPPTELGEYVVRYAQGVLGDSQQFVDQVNRLRKGGHGFIRVGGIFAATPVVLPQAIAAIKARSPLLSIEVVEHSSDHLLAMLEQNKLDIMIGRFTEERFSQLFDYQPLEPEPFSLVVNSRHPLNALASTPVEALGEWPWVLYPVGTPIRNRLEQAFRVAGIATPADSVETISMPMFLQLLQSGPMIAMLPRSMVAAQLSSGQFKELQSPLHLPALEYGIVTRKDEPLTPSAHAFVDILLDFAQQRRAAQGATSD
- a CDS encoding aldehyde dehydrogenase (NADP(+)): MHVSGHNFIAGQRSALGQTLVYSVDAHTGERLPGGFYQATLAEVDNAVGAASAAFPLFRNLPAVRRAEFLEAIADELDALGEDFIALTCQETALPTARILGERGRTSGQMRLFAQVLRRGDFYGARIDQALPARTPLPRPDLRQYRIGVGPVAVFGASNFPLAFSTAGGDTAAALAAGCPVVFKAHSGHMATAERVAEALIRAAERTGMPAGVFNMIFGGGVGEALVKHPGIQAVGFTGSLKGGRALCDMAAARPQPIPVFAEMSSINPVLVLPQALASRGAQLAKDLTASVVQGCGQFCTNPGLVLGIRSPAFSAFVEQLAGHMAEQAPQTMLNAGTLGSYGKGLQALIAHPGVKRLSGQAQHGNQAQPHLFEADVSLLLEQDELLQEEVFGPCTVVVQVADEAELTRAVAALRGQLTATLLADDADLAAYGYLLGALEVKVGRVLLNGYPTGVEVCDAMVHGGPYPATSDARGTSVGTLAIDRFLRPVCYQNVPDALLPAALQNANPLGIQRLVDGKPSTAALN
- a CDS encoding UxaA family hydrolase; its protein translation is MQLIARSGDLAVIRLNPLDNVLIARQALPEGLHLDAEGIIVRQAIPSGHKVATQRVEQGQPLRRYGQIIGFASQAIDAGDHVHVHNVQMGDFARDYAFGVDARSTPVAEAVFQGIVRADGRVATRNYIGILTSVNCSATVARAVADHFRRDIHPEALADYPNIDGVVALTHGAGCAVDPSGEALGLLRRTLAGYAVHPNFAAVLIIGLGCETNQIESLLETQGLTTSTQLRAFTIQGIGGTSKTIAAGIEQVKALLAQANQVEREPVSARHLIVGLQCGGSDGYSGITANPALGNAVDRLVAAGGTAILSETPEIYGAEHLLTRRAVSREVGEKLVARIHWWEDYCQRMNAELNNNPSAGNKAGGLTTILEKSLGAVAKAGSSNLVDVYQYAEAVRAHGLVFMDTPGYDPVSATGQVAGGANLIAFTTGRGSAYGCAPAPSIKLATNNRVFEHQEEDMDVNCGGIADGSTSIEERGAYIFEQMLRIASGARSKSEQHGYGQNEFVPWQIGAVT